A segment of the Cutaneotrichosporon cavernicola HIS019 DNA, chromosome: 6 genome:
gtgcCAGATATAGATTGCAGTTGTGGCGCACGTGGCGAGTACGGGGGCCGCATTCTTGGTCCCCTCGCGGTCAACATGCATCCTATACGCGCGGCCAGGCTTCGGTGGGCGCAGCGTGAGGTAATGCTCGTAATGTCCTCGTGGGAGGGGTGAAGATGGGTCGGCCGGGTCGTACTCCTCTTCTGTGTGCGACTTGCCCATGAAGTGGCTCACGCCCTGCTTCGGGAACGTgcagcgcgctcgcgcagccgCGTTACGCCACACCTCGAACGCAGCATCCTCTCGTGTCCTGTTGAAGGCGAAATACCCCGCGCCCGCTTCGAGGTGTGAATAGCCCTGGAGTTCAGGAATGCTCCATAGGGCCCGACTCGTGCGCCGATCAACGACAAGAAGACCTGGTGCCTCGATGTCGTCGTTGAGCGGTCCGCTCAtgcgcgaggtggagagtACAACGCCAGACTCTGCGTCACTCTTAATCCGCCACGCGATGTTGGGGTACGGTGCGACCCACTCGACGGTGCTGCGGGCGCGGGCCCACGATGCGAGGTGGCGATAGTGCGATGACACGACGTAGCGCCAGTTAACTCTGTCGCCGGGCGCAAGCTGGTTCATATCGGTGGCGATTGGGCGCATGTCGTACTCTGGGAGTGGATATGTGCCTGTCGCTACGAGAGCATCGGCCGCGTAGAGGTCAGCGCGCTCCGTTCCAACAGCGTAGGCCAGGCCCCTCCACAAGCGGGATTCATTCTCGGCTGCACAGGCGCGCCACGCGTTGCTGaccagctcggcggcaaggATATCACACaagtcgaggagcgcaaggactTCCCCAAATATGTCggggccgaggccgacgaggggGTCTAGATAGGTCATGGTGTGATTGATGGAGACATGGAATGTTCAGTGGCGATATGTACTTGCAAGTACTCTAAAGTGGAGGTCCGAGCAAGAGGTACCGTGGGAGAGTTGGAGGTGCGTGGGAACGCAATGTTAGATGGCAGCCCCGGCTGTAATAGTCCGAGTTTACCCTGGAAGGCCCGGAACCGAGTACCAAGAaagggaggaaggcagGAAGGAGAGCGCGTGTGGTATGGACGTGCACACACAACATCATTCTACCTCTTGTCACCACCAACTcactcctcgacgccaccTCACTCCAAACGCACGGCCGAATCTGTCGTGACTACACACTCGCTCTCCCTctgtcgtcgagcagccCTCTTCTCACCTCATCACGAGGCCTCGACTGTCCGTTCCTCTGTTTGCCCCTCGTCCCGGGCCCCACATCGCCTGTCACACCGCAGTTGATTCTGCCCATCCTAAATTGTCACTTCTCGACGCCCATCCTCCCATCCGTCTCCGAGTCCCGGACCTTCCGCATCCTTAGAATCACCGACGCCAACAGGGCGATGCGAAACTGACCGCACATAAACAACACCACTGGCCGTTCGACATTTTGTCGCCCCACCTTATCATCCACTGCAACACACCTCATCTAGCACACACCATGCCCTCTGCCGTCAACGAAAAGCACAGGCACCACAGCCATCACCACGGACACCATAATGGTCACCCCAGTTCTCACGACCGCCCGTTGTCCCTCGCACTTGTCCCCGCCTCAGGGTCAGGCCCTTCCCCACACCGCTCATCCGCCAGCGCTCTCCTCAGCCTCTCGCAGGACGTGACTGCACTCGTCTCTCTCTCGATCGAGTCGGCCGCCTCCCTCGTCAACGATTATGGTCGCACCGCGCTCAGTACAATTGGACTCGTCGAgcgctccgcctcgcgcccAATCGCGGCCGGCTCTGGTCTCGCGGTAGTCGTTGTGGGAGCGGCTGATTGTGAGTACCGCGTCCAATCTGACACAGGCACTGACAATTAGTATCGGGACAGTCTCTcaccctccgcctcgcAAAGAGCGGCTACACCGTGTTCCCATTCATGCCTATTGCAGCTGCACCTAGCGCAGggtcctcggtctcggcccCGTTATCGGCTCTGCTCCTCGCCTGGTCAGGCGTGCAGAAGCGCCTACGCACGCGTGACCCAAATCACACCGGCGCAGTCGTGCCGGTCGTTATCGACGACTGCGGCGACGCTTATCTCTCCGCCCATACTTATCCGCACTCTGCATTCCCGCCTTCGCCGCCCAAGCGAGGCGGGCGCTTCGCTCACGCGGGCGACACTGTGCGCCATTACTGCCGCGAGAATGGCCTCACCCTGGTTGCGATAGTTtgcgcctcgccgtctACCAGTCTCGCGCCTTGCAAGAATGCTCCGCCTTGTCCCACGTCCCTGTCGCCGTCGCAGCGGCCGTACCCTCTCATTCCGGGGGTTACCGACTCGGGCCTGGCGcatgccgacgaggacgcaaTCATTGCCCTCTATCGTGCGCAGGTGCTCGAGCCAATCGCCGTCATCCGCGCCCTGGGCGACATGCTCGCTGCATCTCGAGACACCAATCGAACCCGTGGCCGCGTGCTCTTCGTCGagtcgacgagcgtgaTAGACGATTCGGAGCCTGGCCATGTATTCAACGGCCTCTCGCACTCGGCGCAAATGatcgcggccgcgcgcgctgaGACTGCGCGCCTGCTGCGAACCGAGCTCGGCCCGGCCGGCATTGACGTATGCGAGATTGCAGTTGGTGAGTACCCAGTCCGCAGCGGAAGCGACTAACCACAGGGCCTATGGCGCCGCGCCTCACCGTGCCACtgcgctcgtcctctggcgacagcgacacggaccgcgcgctcgcggccgcggccgatCTCGGACCCAAGAACGTAATcgctggcgacgacgtTCTTACCTCACGCttgcgcctcctcgcgcgcatctttgccgtcgacgatgcACTCGTGTACTCGTGCGTCCGTCGGGCTATCGAGGACCGATATCCCCGCGCACGGCACCACGCAGGCCTCACGCCACTAATCTCGTCCATTGTCAATGCGACGCCGGGCGCCGGTGTGGTTCGCTTTCTTGGCCGCTGGGTGCTGGGGCGCCTCTTctccccgcgccgccaggcGTAGGTGCGTGGATGTTGGGAAACCGATTAGAAGAACCCTCCCTTCCTTCGCTGGGCGCCACATCGATCGACGCCCAAACCCGTATGAGCTTTGAGCTTTGAGCTTGGAGGCATGCCTCTGCCAACCGATCTAGTTGGGctgcctcgcgctcgagctgtCAACGACACCACAtatccctcctcctcttcatgTTGTATCCGTGGCCATTAGCACCTAACGACGTCTTATGCGCTTGCTATGTAGACGATAGACGATGTATTCTGCCTTGATTGTGATGTCTGGAGATGTGGTATGTGGGCCAGTTGGGCGATTAGAGGCCGTGTGAGGCATGAACTGTGGGGATGTGGGGATGTGGGGATGCGGGGATGCGGGGAGGCTGCGGGTGCCTGTGACATGGGCTCGATTGCACGATTGTACAAGGATGCAAGAGGCGTAAGTGGGAGTTGATGGGAGTTGAGTGATTGCGTCACTTTGGTCCCTCTTAACTTTGGCCGGACCAGCATTTAGTGCATATCTCGTCCTCAATCCTCGATCCTCAAGATTGCAGAATATAGAAGAAGGCGGTGTCCGCAGCTCCGCAGCGGCTTAGTAAAGGGAATGCGGCAATCGGCTACATCACAAAGTTATTCCGGGCTAGCCTTTTCCTATTCTTTATCTGCGTTGAAACAAGACACGATCCTAGGGCGCAGATTGCCAGATGCACTTGTGGTATCCCGTCGCTCTCCTGATCTGCTCATGTTGAATGTTGTAGTTCTTCCTGACGAGCCCATGTTGGTAATGTCATGACTGGCATCATTCTCCTGAGGGAGCCAGAGCTCGAGCCAAAGCTTCTCGTAGCGCTAGGTAGAACTTTTTATTTATTGCAGCTCGTGACGTCGTTACCAAGGGTCTATTGAGCTGTCTGACATTCGCAGTGCCTACGACTGTGCCTAAAAACAGTAGCGGGATCCCCGTTGCAACCCGTTGATGCCAAGGCCGCTAAAGTGGTGAGCCGTTGTCGTCATTGGTATCAAGGAGAATGTATAGAAGATGTGGCATGCCGCGAGAATAAGCCAGGAACTAGGCACTACTGCTACTCTACCCATGAATCTCATCCAATCATCATACTCTACTCAACCCGAGCCACTAGTCATCCCTGAGATCCAAACACACATTACGGGGACGTGTACCCAAAAGCTCTTCTTAGCATCAGGGATCTATAGTTGCTTCTTACGGTATATTCCTGTTCCTCTGCTCTAGTGCCAAAGAGAAGAATGGGACGCGCATGGTCTTTTGGTATATTTGGGACGAGGTACTTGTTCGCCGCTCAATGCTAATAATCTTACTCGTATTCTTCTCCTACTACCAATTTACCAATAGGGACACTCGCCTTGTCTCAATCTTTCGTCTTGGTCCACCTGCCACCTGCCCTCCCGCCCCCCGAGTAACAAGAGTCCCCGGCCCGGCCGCCCTCAGTCCCctaccccctccccatctATTAttctctcctccccatctcGTCTTTCTTCCCCACtgccgccttcctcctcctacTCCACTTTCCTCTTCATTTCGTGTACATCACCCCATCCCAGAAACAATGCTCAacatcctcgcccttgccgtcctcgctgtctcggccgcagcccaggcctccttctcgatcATCACTCCCGTGCGTCATACGTAGTAGGCAAgtgctgaccccagccgGCGCTCGTGACCTGCCGTACGTATTCATCTCGCCAACTCGAGGAGCGATCCCCAGACGTATACTAATGGCCAGAGCCTGCTCGTCTCAGCTGGACTGGCGGTGTTCCTCCTTACATCCTGTGAGTGTTGTGTTGCGTTGTGGCTGGCTGGGCATGGGGAAAGGGGGATCGGCTCGGCTTGGCTCGGACTGTGGCATGTGGGCGCCGCGGTCTGCTGCTCCACCAAAGCCCAGGTCGCAACCAGAGTATCCGATAGCTGTGGCACAGCGTCCTCTAAATGAGAGGAACATGGTCAGCTTCTCTGCCGCCCCCAGCACATTTGGCGGCAAGCAAAGCTGTCGCAAAGCCCTCGCCCCATCCCTACCCCGACGCCGCACGGACCCAGCACAAACACACGCACAAACTAACGCCAGTTCTATTATCCCCGGTGGCCAGACCGGCGCTGCCGCTCTCCAGGacatcaacaacaacatcGACGTCATGGCCTACACCTGGAACACTAATGTCGTTGGTGGCACCTACCTGACCTTTAAGCTTGTCGACAAGAACGGTGACATTGCTTACTCGGCTCCCCTCACCGTGCGTCTCCCATCCGTCTCATCTGACATCAGGTCCAGGCCGGCTCGTCCACCGACTGCCTCCAGGCCGGTGCAAGccagcctcctcagccttcGGCTCCCGCCGCCTCTGCCCCTGCCGCATCGggctcctccgccgccgccggctcGTCTGGAGCTGCCGCTtccggctcgtcgtctgTCAAGCCCcccgcggcctcgaccaccaccaaggcggctgctgccctcgcgcccgtcgcgcccgtcgccgccgttgtcgctgtcgctggcgccgcgctcctcttcTAATTCTCTACTGCCCAACCCTCCCTACCTACTCTAGTGGCCTACCGGCAAGTCACCTGCTTGATAAATGATCGTTATAGCCAATCCTAATTCGCGCGTCCTGACACTGTTACGAGTCGTAGGGCTGTCGTTATGAAAATGATGCATTACGTGTGCGTGGATGTcccccgagctcgaggctggGCGGAGCAGGGTGATGGTGCGGCTATCCTTCAGTTGGGTTGGGGCTGTTTGTTTAAGCCTCCACTACACCGTGGGAAAGTGGACCCCCTCCACCAGCGCCAGGCACATTCCTTGGTTAACTGTTGACAACCTCCGCTTCGCGCGTCATCTTCTGTCATCACATCATCCAGCCTCATCATGGACCTGCTCGCGGGCGAAAAGCTTTACATCGACGACACCCAGATCTTTGATGACGCCAACGCACTAGCGTCGAGCATCACAGTATGTCCTTCTCCCCTCGCCGATCTGACTTAGGCATTGGGGGGAACGGTAGTCTCCTCTCCCAGAGACGCAACGGGAATCTTGGTGAACCCGTCTCACCCATCTTtttctccctcctctccctcctctccccaccAGATCTACTATACCTGGCCAGCACACTGCCTCTCCGTCGGCACCCGCGTCGACCCAaccacccttccccctccaATCCTCCTAAACCACTGGAGGCAGGGCTACTCTCACCGCCCCGTCACAGTCTACGTCTCCGTCAACCTCCGCCGAGTGAGGGCAGACGAGGAACCTCGCGCAACAAAAGCCGCTGTCGAAACCGCCCTCGCGAAATTGGGAGCTCTCGTCGTGCCCAAGAGATCCATGGCTGATATCATGGTCGTTGATCGCAAGACGAGTTTCTTTCTCGACAAGATTACGGCGGAAGTTAGGAAATCGGGGCGGAGCTGGCAGAGGTTCGCGGAGCGCGAGTGGGCCGACGCTGTTGTGAGGGAAGGACGGATGTTGCCGCTACAGAATTTGGAGGGGGAGATCATGCCTGGCCcggaggaggtggatgtTGAGGGTAGACAACCTGGTCAACCCACTCCACCAGCGCAGCCAGATCAATCTACTCAGCCTGCGGCCCCCTCAGCCGCCGTGCActcctcttcatcccccacatcccaacccaccaacaccaccgacgtcgacatggacggcgagggcgccgcAGCCACTACTCCGCACCGCATCATCCGGCCGCCCAGCCAGAaggagcgagaggagga
Coding sequences within it:
- a CDS encoding uncharacterized protein (Secreted protein) codes for the protein MLNILALAVLAVSAAAQASFSIITPPALVTCQPARLSWTGGVPPYILSIIPGGQTGAAALQDINNNIDVMAYTWNTNVVGGTYLTFKLVDKNGDIAYSAPLTVQAGSSTDCLQAGASQPPQPSAPAASAPAASGSSAAAGSSGAAASGSSSVKPPAASTTTKAAAALAPVAPVAAVVAVAGAALLF